A genome region from Anopheles stephensi strain Indian chromosome 2, UCI_ANSTEP_V1.0, whole genome shotgun sequence includes the following:
- the LOC118505370 gene encoding dnaJ homolog subfamily C member 11: MDDNEELDYVEEDYYATLNLPRTATQEEISKAYRNLSRIFHPDKHGNGENKQKAELMFNRTKKAYEVLSDPHQRAIYDSLGVKGLETEGWEIVHRTKTPNEIREEYERLAQEREERRLHQKTNPRGNISVHINATDFFSRYDDEYYDTGLLPSIEVSGMSMSQSIEAPLSRTEIATLSGSLHLQNGVGSGNFLLSGKRLINKGWFEVDCGAGNGPVLGAKGSRNLTNRIFLTGGTTFHFRPNAIIPGLTGTSAIQLDKNTVGYLTYNAGLQNSMSTVVERNTEKYHCNLTITLGIPHCYVAASYTRKLLEQGLKLRVALKGGTFGFLSECGAEKKVSKYSAVSATVCVGVPSGVMLKIKIIRSTQTYLFPIHLSEEIIPAAIFYATVTPLLTYFVLKKMLFDPMNEATKQKNIEKVKETNSARMAEKRREAESAISLMGALYERIRKDEYKSQGLIIVSALYGKFSDGENVSLEEADDMGFVQQNPYVIDVRIPLQCLVKDSQLILYSSSKSELPGFYDPCFGEEKQLKIDYEFRNVSYSSVFADAEPVRLPVVTNDTAQ, from the exons ATGGACGATAACGAAGAGTTGGATTACGTGGAGGAAGATTACTACGCTACCTTAAATTTACCACGAACT GCGACCCAGGAGGAGATTAGCAAAGCGTACCGCAATTTAAGCCGGATCTTCCACCCGGACAAGCACGGCAATGgagaaaacaagcaaaaagcGGAACTTATGTTTAATCGCACGAAAAAGGCGTACGAAGTGTTGTCCGATCCTCATCAGCGGGCCATTTACGACTCGCTCGGAGTGAAGGGTCTCGAGACGGAAGGTTGGGAAATTGTGCACCGTACCAAAACGCCGAACGAAATACGGGAAGAGTACGAACGGCTGGCGCAGGAACGCGAAGAACGCCGCTTGCACCAGAAAACCAACCCGCGAGGAAACATTTCGGTGCACATCAATGCGACCGATTTTTTCAGTCGCTACGATGATGAGTACTATGACACCGGACTGCTGCCGTCGATCGAAGTATCCGGCATGAGCATGTCCCAATCGATTGAGGCTCCATTGTCGCGAACGGAAATAGCAACACTGTCCGGAAGTCTTCACCTGCAAAATGGTGTTGGTAGCGGTAACTTTCTGCTCTCCGGGAAGCGGCTAATCAACAAGGGTTGGTTCGAGGTGGACTGCGGTGCCGGCAATGGACCCGTGCTGGGTGCAAAAGGTTCCCGTAACCTAACGAATAGGATTTTCCTCACCGGCGGAACAACGTTTCATTTTCGGCCAAATGCAATCATCCCGGGATTGACAGGAA CTTCAGCAATACAGCTTGATAAGAACACGGTAGGATATCTAACGTACAATGCGGGGCTGCAGAACTCCATGTCAACCGTTGTGGAAAGGAACACGGAAAAGTATCATTGCAATCTAACTATTACGTTGGGTATTCCTCACTGCTATGTAGCTGCGTCGTACACGAGGAAACTCTTAGAACAAGGCCTAAAGCTCAGAGTAGCGCTAAA AGGTGGTACGTTCGGCTTCCTGTCCGAATGTGGAGCAGAAAAGAAGGTTTCGAAGTACAGTGCTGTTTCCGCGACGGTTTGTGTCGGTGTACCGTCCGGCGTAATGCTAAAGATTAA AATCATTCGGTCTACGCAAACGTACTTGTTCCCCATTCACCTGAGCGAGGAAATCATTCCGGCAGCCATATTTTACGCTACCGTAACGCCGCTCCTGACGTACTTCGTGCTGAAGAAAATGCTGTTCGATCCGATGAACGAGGCAACCAAGCAGAAAAACATCGAAAAGGTGAAGGAAACCAACAGTGCGCGGATGGCCGAAAAGCGAAGAGAGGCCGAATCGGCAATTTCACTGATGGGCGCGCTGTACGAGCGCATACGCAAAGACGAGTACAAAAGTCAGGGACTGATTATCGTGTCTGCGTTGTACGGTAAATTTTCGGACGGCGAAAACGTCTCACTGGAGGAAGCGGACGATATGGGCTTTGTGCAGCAGAACCCCTACGTTATTGACGTTCGGATTCCTCTGCAGTGTCTGGTGAAAGATTCCCAATTGATTTTGTATTCGTCAAGCAAG AGCGAACTGCCCGGCTTTTACGATCCATGTTTCGGCGAAGAGAAACAGCTTAAAATTGACTACGAGTTTAGAAACGTTTCCTACAGCTCGGTCTTTGCGGACGCGGAACCCGTACGTCTTCCGGTGGTAACGAACGACACGGCACAATAG